A genomic stretch from Armatimonadota bacterium includes:
- a CDS encoding peptide ABC transporter substrate-binding protein → MKKRKTSVLLAAAVVLASATLPADAQARRDTVTIAMAQEPDMLGPFSIMAAAGVVHNALFAFVAPFNERWQRVPMMAEKLPTLRDGDWQLLPNQKMRVTWRLRRGFTWHDGRPVTALDWRFTYGMLRNPRTPAISKFILNKVDNVSVPDPQNPYTMVVQWNELWPFAGAEPFGGPYPLPRHILERDYLRDPSRLKAHPYFRAPVGHGPYRFVEWVPGSHIALEAYDRFPLGAPAIRRLTFRFILDATVLQANVIAGNVDGAEIANLNCEQMRQIEQRNPQMDTHYRESVTVEWINFNLDNEWLRDKRVRQAIAHALDRPALASVSCPGGRQPVAHTWVAPGHPGHNANVKKYNHDPARARALLAEAGFVPGPDGILRDRAGRRVEMTIMTTAGNTTREQIQLAMRDQLKQVGIELRIDNRPASVFFGTVVPQRQFPHLAMYASLFTPESIPVNRFHSSQIPTRENGWVGDNRVGWRNAENDRLWEQLASELDERRRVALFRRQQEIFAEELPYLPLYFRLDLTASHRRLRNVRPTGLATYYLPWNVWEWRWDL, encoded by the coding sequence ATGAAGAAGCGTAAAACGTCGGTGCTGCTCGCTGCCGCGGTGGTCCTGGCGAGCGCGACCCTGCCCGCCGACGCCCAGGCCCGCCGCGACACCGTGACGATTGCGATGGCCCAGGAGCCGGACATGCTGGGCCCGTTCTCCATCATGGCGGCGGCCGGAGTGGTCCACAACGCGCTGTTCGCGTTCGTTGCGCCGTTCAACGAGAGGTGGCAGCGCGTCCCGATGATGGCCGAGAAACTGCCCACCCTCCGGGACGGCGACTGGCAGCTGTTGCCCAACCAGAAGATGCGGGTCACGTGGCGGCTGCGGCGGGGCTTCACGTGGCACGACGGCCGGCCGGTAACCGCACTGGACTGGCGCTTTACGTACGGGATGCTGCGCAATCCCCGCACGCCGGCAATCAGCAAGTTCATCCTCAACAAGGTGGACAACGTCTCGGTCCCCGACCCGCAGAACCCCTACACGATGGTCGTGCAGTGGAACGAACTGTGGCCGTTCGCCGGCGCGGAGCCGTTCGGTGGGCCCTACCCCCTGCCGCGGCACATCCTCGAGCGGGACTACCTGCGCGACCCCAGCAGGCTGAAGGCGCACCCCTACTTCCGCGCTCCGGTGGGGCACGGACCGTACCGCTTCGTGGAGTGGGTACCGGGCAGCCACATCGCCCTGGAGGCCTACGACCGGTTCCCCCTGGGGGCGCCGGCGATCCGTCGTCTGACGTTCCGTTTCATCCTCGACGCGACGGTGCTGCAGGCCAACGTGATCGCGGGCAACGTCGACGGGGCGGAGATCGCCAACCTCAACTGCGAGCAGATGCGCCAGATCGAGCAGCGCAACCCGCAGATGGACACTCACTACCGCGAGTCGGTCACCGTCGAGTGGATCAACTTCAACCTGGACAACGAGTGGCTGCGGGACAAACGGGTGCGCCAGGCGATCGCGCACGCGCTCGACCGTCCGGCGCTCGCGAGCGTCTCCTGCCCGGGCGGCCGACAGCCGGTCGCCCACACCTGGGTGGCCCCCGGTCACCCCGGGCACAACGCCAACGTCAAGAAGTACAACCACGATCCGGCGCGGGCGCGCGCCCTGCTCGCGGAGGCCGGGTTCGTGCCCGGCCCAGACGGCATCCTGCGCGACCGGGCGGGTCGGCGCGTCGAGATGACGATCATGACCACCGCCGGCAACACCACGCGGGAGCAGATCCAGCTCGCGATGCGGGACCAGCTCAAGCAGGTCGGCATCGAACTGCGAATTGACAATCGGCCGGCCTCGGTGTTTTTCGGCACCGTCGTGCCGCAGCGACAGTTCCCGCACCTGGCGATGTACGCCAGCCTGTTCACGCCCGAGTCCATCCCCGTCAACCGGTTCCACAGCAGCCAGATCCCGACCCGCGAGAACGGATGGGTCGGGGACAACCGCGTGGGCTGGCGCAACGCCGAGAACGACCGCCTGTGGGAGCAGTTGGCCTCCGAGCTGGACGAACGGAGGCGCGTCGCCCTGTTCCGACGCCAACAGGAGATCTTCGCCG
- a CDS encoding DinB family protein: protein MHPIEHYDVLRQARAKVLDRARELSEDEYAREFPFGLKSIRATLVHVAAAEWIYNARARGEDFRREEIPFREERYPDFASLEADWRDLEARTRAWLQSETDWDRPIEYTVALPGGGRVRVATTPQRIAFQMFYHEVHHRAQVMAMLRQLGHPVEDVDFSRWAYRRTDIGD, encoded by the coding sequence ATGCATCCGATCGAGCACTACGACGTCCTGCGCCAGGCGCGCGCGAAGGTCCTGGACCGCGCCCGGGAGCTGAGCGAAGACGAGTACGCGCGGGAATTCCCCTTCGGCCTGAAGTCGATCCGGGCGACCCTGGTCCACGTGGCCGCCGCAGAGTGGATCTATAACGCGCGTGCGCGTGGCGAGGATTTTCGGCGCGAGGAGATCCCCTTCCGCGAGGAGCGGTACCCGGACTTCGCGAGCCTCGAGGCGGACTGGCGAGACCTCGAGGCGCGCACCCGAGCGTGGCTGCAGTCCGAGACCGATTGGGACCGCCCCATCGAGTACACGGTGGCGCTGCCGGGCGGAGGCCGCGTCCGGGTCGCCACCACCCCCCAGCGGATCGCCTTCCAGATGTTCTACCACGAGGTGCACCACCGGGCGCAGGTGATGGCAATGCTCCGCCAGCTGGGGCATCCGGTCGAGGACGTCGACTTCTCACGCTGGGCGTACCGGCGAACAGACATCGGGGACTGA
- a CDS encoding branched-chain amino acid transaminase, producing MWHNGRLVQWERATVHVMAHGLHYGSSVFEGIRAYETPDGAAVFCLEPHVRRLFDSCRIFRMEIPYAPHQIRDAILDTVAANGHASCYIRPLVYRGAGSFSLDPRKSPVEVAILTIEWGRYLGTEALERGVDVMVSSWRRMAPSTFPAMGKIGGNYVNSQLIAMEAVDNGYVEGIALDAAGNVSEGSGENVFVVRDRTILTPSPAHSILPGVTRNVAITLAHELGYEVREQAIPREMLYLADEIFFTGTAAEITPVRSVDRVPVGGGGRGPITEQIQRAFFDIVTGRVPDRHGWLTRIGGRRPAVDGEANVQLPTDGA from the coding sequence GTGTGGCACAACGGTCGGCTGGTCCAGTGGGAGCGGGCGACGGTCCACGTGATGGCGCACGGGCTGCACTACGGTTCTTCCGTCTTCGAGGGCATCCGTGCGTACGAGACGCCGGACGGCGCCGCCGTCTTCTGCCTCGAGCCGCACGTGCGGAGGCTGTTCGACTCATGCCGGATCTTCCGGATGGAGATCCCTTACGCGCCCCACCAGATCCGCGACGCCATCCTGGACACCGTGGCGGCCAACGGTCACGCTTCCTGCTATATCCGCCCGCTCGTCTACCGAGGAGCGGGTTCGTTCAGCCTCGACCCCCGCAAGTCGCCGGTGGAGGTTGCCATCCTCACGATCGAGTGGGGACGGTACCTGGGCACGGAGGCGCTGGAGCGGGGGGTGGACGTGATGGTGTCGTCGTGGCGGCGGATGGCGCCGTCCACGTTCCCCGCCATGGGCAAGATCGGGGGCAACTACGTCAACTCTCAGCTCATCGCGATGGAGGCGGTGGACAACGGGTACGTCGAGGGCATCGCCCTGGACGCAGCGGGCAACGTCAGCGAGGGCAGCGGGGAGAACGTCTTCGTCGTCCGGGATCGGACGATCCTCACCCCGTCGCCGGCCCACTCGATCCTGCCGGGCGTGACGCGCAACGTCGCCATTACGTTGGCGCACGAGCTGGGATACGAGGTGCGCGAGCAGGCGATCCCGCGCGAGATGCTCTACTTGGCCGACGAGATCTTCTTTACCGGGACCGCGGCAGAGATCACCCCGGTGCGATCGGTCGATCGGGTGCCCGTGGGTGGAGGCGGCCGCGGCCCGATCACGGAGCAGATCCAGCGTGCGTTCTTCGACATCGTGACGGGGCGTGTGCCCGACCGGCACGGATGGCTGACGAGGATCGGCGGTCGGCGGCCGGCGGTCGATGGCGAGGCGAACGTACAACTCCCGACGGACGGGGCGTGA
- the leuS gene encoding leucine--tRNA ligase gives MADRYDHEAVERKWQTRWEADGLYRTPSRADRPKFYFLTMYPYPSGDLHIGHWYAMAPSDAAARYRRMRGFNVLFPIGFDAFGLPAENAAIRHGIHPRTWTMGNIERMRAQLRSMGAMFDWSREIVTCDPDYYRWNQWFFLKFYEAGLAYRAMAPVDWCPNCNTTLAREQVVGSDRRCERCGTPVIKRDLEQWFFRITKYAEELLDFSGIDWPERVVTMQRNWIGRSEGAEVTFVAHAPDGTAHDVAVFTTRPDTLWGATFMVLAPEHPLVDVLTADDRRAEVEAYVYQARRQSEVERLSTEREKTGAFVGAYATNPVNGLRIPIWIADYVLMGYGTGAIMGVPAHDARDFEFARAHGLPVPIVIQPEGEPLVEPLAGAYEGPGRMVNSGPFDGTPTPEGIPRVIAWLEETGRGRRAVRYRLRDWLISRQRYWGTPIPIVYCPSCGTVPVPYGDLPVLLPEDVDFMPTGESPLKHHEGFRRTRCPRCGGPAERETDTMDTFVDSSWYQYRYLSPGYQAGPFDPDEAEYWLPVDQYTGGAEHAVMHLLYTRFFTKAMRDLGLVTFGEPMLRLFNQGVILGEDGEKMSKSRGNVVDPDEQVARYGADAVRAYLMFMRPWEEGGPWSSRDIEGVARFLRRAWELIVGKGHETGRGIGERSLADDDLVRRTHQTIRRVTEDFETFGFNTAIAALMEFVNHLYRVRRAAAESEAWREAIRSLVLMLAPVAPHTAEEMWERVGGAYSVHTQPWPTYDPELAKSPEIVLVVQVNGRVRDRLTVPADVSADVARDMALRSEKVRAYVDGGKVRDVIYVPGRLVNVVVD, from the coding sequence ATGGCCGACAGATACGACCACGAGGCGGTCGAGCGGAAGTGGCAGACCCGGTGGGAGGCAGACGGGCTGTACCGTACACCGTCGCGCGCCGACCGACCGAAGTTCTACTTTCTGACCATGTATCCGTACCCCAGCGGCGACCTGCACATCGGCCACTGGTACGCCATGGCGCCGTCGGATGCGGCCGCGCGCTACCGCCGCATGCGGGGGTTCAACGTGCTGTTCCCGATCGGGTTCGACGCCTTCGGGCTTCCGGCGGAGAACGCGGCGATCCGGCACGGCATCCACCCGCGGACGTGGACGATGGGTAACATCGAGCGGATGCGGGCGCAGCTGCGATCGATGGGCGCGATGTTCGATTGGTCTCGCGAGATCGTCACCTGCGACCCCGACTACTACCGCTGGAACCAGTGGTTCTTCCTGAAGTTCTACGAGGCCGGCCTCGCCTACCGGGCGATGGCGCCTGTGGACTGGTGTCCGAACTGCAACACCACCCTGGCGCGTGAGCAGGTCGTGGGGTCCGATCGGCGCTGCGAACGCTGCGGCACGCCGGTGATCAAGCGCGACCTGGAGCAGTGGTTCTTCCGCATCACGAAGTACGCGGAGGAGCTGCTGGACTTCTCCGGCATCGACTGGCCGGAGCGAGTTGTGACGATGCAGCGGAACTGGATCGGCCGCAGCGAGGGGGCGGAGGTCACGTTCGTCGCCCACGCCCCCGACGGGACGGCGCACGACGTGGCGGTGTTCACCACGCGCCCCGACACGCTGTGGGGGGCCACGTTCATGGTCCTGGCGCCGGAGCACCCGCTGGTCGACGTCCTGACGGCCGACGATCGCCGGGCCGAAGTCGAAGCGTATGTCTACCAGGCGCGCCGCCAAAGCGAGGTCGAACGCCTGTCGACCGAACGCGAAAAGACCGGAGCGTTCGTCGGTGCGTACGCGACGAACCCGGTCAACGGCCTGCGCATCCCGATCTGGATCGCCGACTATGTGCTGATGGGCTACGGAACCGGGGCGATCATGGGGGTCCCCGCCCACGACGCGCGCGACTTCGAGTTTGCACGCGCCCATGGGCTGCCGGTACCGATCGTCATCCAGCCGGAGGGCGAACCGCTGGTTGAGCCGTTGGCGGGGGCGTACGAGGGGCCGGGCAGGATGGTGAACTCCGGGCCCTTCGACGGTACGCCCACCCCGGAGGGGATTCCCCGGGTGATCGCCTGGCTGGAGGAAACCGGCCGGGGTCGCCGCGCTGTACGGTACCGGCTGCGCGACTGGCTGATCAGCCGGCAGCGCTACTGGGGCACGCCGATCCCGATCGTGTACTGTCCTTCGTGCGGCACCGTACCGGTGCCCTACGGCGACCTGCCCGTGCTGCTGCCCGAGGATGTGGACTTCATGCCCACGGGCGAGTCGCCGCTGAAGCACCACGAGGGCTTTCGTCGGACCCGGTGCCCACGGTGCGGCGGGCCGGCCGAGCGGGAGACCGACACGATGGACACCTTCGTCGACTCCTCCTGGTACCAGTACCGCTACCTGTCCCCGGGCTACCAAGCCGGGCCGTTCGACCCGGACGAGGCGGAGTACTGGCTGCCCGTGGACCAGTACACGGGAGGCGCGGAGCACGCGGTGATGCACCTGCTGTACACTCGATTCTTCACCAAGGCGATGCGCGACCTCGGACTGGTGACATTCGGAGAGCCGATGCTGCGGCTGTTCAACCAGGGCGTCATCCTGGGGGAGGACGGCGAGAAGATGAGCAAGTCGCGCGGCAACGTCGTCGACCCGGACGAGCAGGTGGCCAGATACGGCGCCGACGCCGTGCGGGCGTACCTGATGTTCATGCGTCCGTGGGAAGAGGGCGGACCGTGGAGCAGCCGCGACATCGAAGGCGTGGCGCGCTTCTTGCGGAGGGCGTGGGAACTGATCGTGGGCAAGGGTCACGAGACCGGTCGGGGGATCGGTGAGCGATCCCTGGCTGACGACGACCTGGTCCGCCGGACCCACCAGACGATCCGGAGGGTCACGGAAGACTTCGAGACGTTCGGCTTCAATACGGCTATCGCCGCGCTGATGGAGTTCGTCAACCACCTGTACCGGGTGCGGAGGGCGGCAGCCGAGTCCGAGGCGTGGCGGGAGGCGATCCGGTCGCTCGTCCTAATGCTAGCGCCCGTCGCCCCGCACACGGCGGAGGAGATGTGGGAGCGGGTCGGCGGGGCCTACAGCGTCCACACGCAGCCGTGGCCGACCTACGACCCGGAGCTGGCGAAGTCGCCCGAAATCGTTCTGGTCGTGCAGGTCAACGGCCGGGTCCGCGACCGCCTGACGGTGCCGGCGGACGTCAGCGCCGATGTCGCACGCGACATGGCCCTGCGCAGCGAGAAGGTCCGCGCGTACGTCGACGGCGGCAAGGTGCGTGACGTGATCTACGTACCCGGCCGACTGGTGAACGTGGTGGTGGATTGA
- a CDS encoding GntR family transcriptional regulator: MKTDELPLTASHLPLAVDGRLPEPLHAQLAEQIRWLVALEELKPGDRLPTVQDLADHLRVHRNTVAAVYASLQEEGYLVSRRGVGTFVAESETTRLAVQRAALREVVDRALERAVELGFTATEFAEAAAARARMHEARKSQRAVLFVECNIPEIEQHSATLARELGVDVVGGHLDEVRRDRAAFRRRAAEVGWVVTTFFHFEEVRRIVGRSAEVVGVGAGLEIRFLRSLAQLRAGTRVAVCCLDRERAAKVRTLVVGAGVRHLKIASVGVDDPDRFRRALEEADEVYVSTAAYPVAEHLAGRQARLRTYQMELDRASVEMLRARLAEAPPVSEALRRRA, encoded by the coding sequence ATGAAAACAGATGAATTACCGCTCACCGCATCACACCTGCCGCTGGCCGTAGACGGCCGGCTGCCCGAGCCCCTGCATGCCCAGCTGGCGGAGCAGATCCGTTGGTTGGTGGCCCTCGAGGAGCTCAAGCCGGGTGACAGGCTGCCCACCGTCCAGGATCTGGCTGACCACTTGCGGGTGCACCGGAACACGGTGGCCGCCGTCTACGCGAGCCTGCAGGAGGAAGGCTACTTGGTGTCGCGCCGGGGGGTGGGCACGTTCGTGGCGGAGAGTGAGACGACCCGGCTGGCGGTGCAGCGGGCGGCGCTGCGGGAGGTGGTCGACCGGGCGCTGGAGCGGGCGGTGGAGTTGGGGTTCACCGCCACGGAGTTCGCCGAGGCGGCGGCCGCCCGGGCGCGCATGCACGAGGCTAGGAAATCCCAGCGGGCGGTTCTGTTCGTCGAGTGCAACATCCCGGAGATCGAGCAGCACAGCGCTACCCTCGCCCGCGAGCTCGGTGTGGACGTGGTGGGCGGCCACCTGGACGAGGTCCGCCGGGACCGCGCGGCGTTCCGCCGTCGGGCCGCCGAGGTGGGTTGGGTGGTGACGACGTTCTTCCACTTCGAGGAGGTCCGGCGCATCGTGGGGCGCAGCGCAGAAGTGGTGGGCGTGGGCGCCGGGCTCGAGATTCGGTTTTTGCGGTCGCTGGCTCAGCTGCGCGCGGGCACCCGGGTAGCGGTTTGCTGCCTGGACCGCGAGCGGGCCGCGAAGGTTCGCACCCTGGTGGTGGGCGCGGGCGTCCGGCACCTCAAGATCGCGTCGGTGGGCGTCGACGACCCCGACCGCTTCCGACGCGCCCTGGAGGAGGCGGACGAGGTGTACGTGTCCACCGCCGCCTACCCCGTGGCGGAGCATTTGGCGGGGAGACAGGCTCGGCTGCGCACGTACCAGATGGAACTTGACCGTGCCAGCGTGGAGATGCTGCGGGCGAGGCTCGCGGAGGCCCCGCCGGTGTCGGAGGCTCTGCGGAGGCGGGCATGA
- the yedA gene encoding drug/metabolite exporter YedA, with protein sequence MNTGQGIRDGLDVRVWLALLTVYLVWGATYLGIRLALEGFPPFLLGAGRYAVAGVALYALLRARGKPAPTPQEWKGAAVAGSLLFAGGNGLVTFAQQWVLSGLASVVLATVPLWAAVFSGLSGRWPGGWERVGLLVGFTGVVLLQWDRDLRSQPFGAAVLLVAAVLWAAGSVWSQRTRLPSGPMGSAAQMLAGAAALLALSVLSGERVAGPLPAGVWAAAAYLTVFGSLLGFSAYAYLLRRVRASLATSYAYVNPLVAVTLGATVLGESISPQGLGGMALILAGVSLVLVGRGESGKLERVLVEVTDGGGGR encoded by the coding sequence ATGAACACCGGCCAGGGTATACGGGACGGCCTGGACGTGCGGGTGTGGCTGGCATTGCTGACCGTGTATTTGGTTTGGGGCGCCACGTACCTAGGAATACGGCTGGCTCTGGAGGGGTTTCCGCCGTTCCTCCTCGGAGCGGGGCGCTACGCCGTCGCAGGCGTAGCATTGTACGCCTTGCTGCGGGCCCGCGGAAAGCCGGCTCCCACCCCACAGGAGTGGAAGGGCGCGGCCGTGGCGGGATCGCTGCTGTTCGCGGGGGGAAACGGGCTGGTGACGTTCGCACAGCAGTGGGTGCTGTCCGGGCTTGCGTCCGTGGTCCTGGCCACCGTCCCCCTGTGGGCTGCGGTGTTCTCCGGGCTGTCGGGGCGGTGGCCGGGCGGGTGGGAGCGGGTGGGCCTGCTGGTGGGATTCACGGGCGTGGTGCTGCTCCAGTGGGACCGGGACCTACGCAGCCAGCCGTTCGGCGCGGCCGTACTTTTGGTAGCGGCCGTCCTGTGGGCAGCGGGGTCCGTGTGGAGCCAGCGCACGCGCCTTCCCTCAGGACCCATGGGGAGCGCAGCTCAGATGCTGGCCGGAGCGGCGGCGCTCCTTGCCCTCTCCGTGCTGAGTGGGGAGCGTGTGGCAGGTCCCCTGCCCGCCGGCGTGTGGGCAGCTGCCGCATACCTGACGGTGTTCGGGTCCCTGTTGGGTTTCAGCGCGTACGCCTACCTGCTCCGAAGAGTGCGCGCGAGTCTGGCGACCAGCTACGCGTACGTGAACCCCCTGGTGGCTGTCACGTTGGGGGCGACGGTGTTGGGCGAGAGCATCAGCCCGCAGGGGCTGGGAGGGATGGCGCTGATTCTGGCCGGCGTGTCCTTGGTGCTGGTGGGACGGGGCGAGTCCGGCAAACTTGAGCGAGTGCTGGTAGAGGTCACAGACGGTGGAGGTGGGCGGTGA
- a CDS encoding xanthine dehydrogenase family protein subunit M, with protein sequence MYPPRFDYAVPTTLQEALDILSRRGDEAKVLAGGQSLIPLMKLRFAQPAWLLDINRVTELEFVRDGPDGLSVGALARHRHLERSEAVRARYPTVAACASQVADPLVRNLGTLVGSLCHADPQGDWGAVAVAMDAQLMIRSLRGHRIVPATEFFLGPLTTVLQPDELVTEARFPAVPGRMFGTYLKLERKVGDFATVGVAVFLTLSDGRVARAGIGLTAVGPMYVKARGAESLLLGQALTDELAAEVARKAAEEADPASDHRGSAHYKRQVVRVFVQRALRHAMVIKAA encoded by the coding sequence ATGTATCCGCCCAGGTTCGACTACGCAGTACCCACCACGCTGCAGGAAGCGCTGGACATTCTGAGCCGGAGAGGGGACGAGGCCAAGGTCCTGGCAGGCGGTCAGAGTCTCATACCCCTGATGAAGCTGCGCTTCGCGCAGCCCGCGTGGCTCTTGGACATCAACCGGGTCACCGAGCTCGAGTTCGTCCGCGACGGACCCGACGGCTTGAGTGTGGGGGCGCTCGCCCGCCATCGACACCTGGAGCGGTCCGAAGCGGTACGCGCCCGCTACCCCACGGTAGCTGCGTGTGCGTCCCAGGTGGCCGATCCGCTGGTCCGGAATCTCGGTACACTCGTGGGCAGCCTCTGTCACGCAGACCCCCAAGGCGACTGGGGCGCTGTGGCGGTGGCTATGGACGCACAACTGATGATCCGCAGCCTCCGCGGACACCGAATCGTTCCGGCGACGGAGTTCTTCTTGGGACCCCTCACCACCGTTCTGCAGCCGGATGAGCTGGTTACGGAGGCCCGCTTTCCCGCCGTCCCCGGCCGGATGTTCGGCACCTACCTGAAGCTCGAGCGCAAGGTCGGGGACTTCGCGACGGTGGGGGTGGCTGTCTTCCTCACGCTGTCGGACGGGCGAGTGGCCCGCGCGGGCATTGGGCTCACCGCCGTCGGGCCCATGTACGTCAAGGCGCGGGGAGCCGAGTCCCTCCTGCTGGGCCAGGCCCTCACGGACGAACTCGCTGCCGAGGTCGCGCGCAAGGCTGCGGAGGAAGCGGACCCCGCCAGCGACCACCGGGGCAGCGCGCACTACAAGCGTCAGGTGGTGCGGGTGTTCGTGCAGCGGGCGCTCCGCCACGCCATGGTGATCAAAGCTGCCTGA
- a CDS encoding (2Fe-2S)-binding protein — MERTITVTVNGVSHTVAVEPRLLLVHFLREVLNLTGTHIGCDTTSCGACTVLLDGLPVKSCTFFAVQADGRSITTVEGLARDGELHPIQQGFKEEHGLQCGFCTPGMMLTAKALLEENPDPTEEQIRWAISGNLCRCTGYQNIVKAIQWAARRLREPAAAGR, encoded by the coding sequence ATGGAGCGGACCATCACGGTTACGGTCAACGGCGTCTCCCACACCGTTGCAGTGGAACCGCGGCTGTTGCTCGTGCACTTCCTGCGGGAGGTGCTGAACCTCACCGGAACCCACATCGGCTGCGACACCACGTCGTGTGGAGCGTGCACGGTGCTGCTGGACGGGCTGCCCGTCAAGTCGTGCACGTTTTTCGCCGTGCAGGCGGACGGCCGCAGCATCACCACGGTGGAGGGTCTGGCACGGGACGGAGAACTGCACCCCATCCAGCAGGGGTTCAAGGAGGAGCACGGGCTGCAGTGCGGGTTCTGCACGCCCGGGATGATGCTGACGGCGAAGGCGCTGTTGGAAGAGAACCCCGATCCCACCGAAGAGCAGATCCGGTGGGCCATCTCCGGGAACCTCTGCCGGTGCACAGGCTACCAGAACATCGTGAAGGCCATCCAGTGGGCGGCTCGGCGGTTGCGCGAGCCTGCGGCCGCGGGGAGGTGA